The Dyadobacter sp. 676 DNA window CGAGGAGGTCAGCGAGGAAGAATTGCGGCTGATGCGCATCAAGTTCCTGTCGGAGCTCGCCAACTAGCACCCCCGGCGATAACGCCGGAAGTCAATATTTTTGAATTTTTAAAACCAGTTATGAACATACTCATCTTGGGATCAGGGGGAAGAGAACACGCTTTTGCCTGGAAAATAGCCCAAAGCCCTCTTTGCGACACCTTGTATATGGCTCCCGGAAATGCCGGAACAGCGGGAATAGCAACGAACCTATCGATTTCTTACAATGACTTTGACTCCATCGCCAACGCGGTAATTGAAAATAACATCGAACTCGTGATCGTAGGCCCCGAAGAACCGCTGGTGAACGGGGTGGTCGATTATTTCAACGGCCGGGAAGACCTTGTCAAAGTGCGGATCATCGGACCGGATAAAGCCGGCGCACGACTCGAAGGAAGCAAGGATTTCTCGAAGCAGTTCATGGAGAAATATGGCATTCCAACCGCTTCTTCGCGCACTTTTACAGCCGAAGAACTTGAAATAGGTTTGGAATACCTCGAAAACCATTCGCTACCGATCGTACTCAAAGCCGACGGCCTCGCGGCGGGCAAGGGCGTGATCATCGCCGAGAAACATTCCGATGCGATCCAGGCCTTCCGGGAAATGCTGCTCGACGGCAAATTCGGCAAGGCGGGAAATAAAGTGGTGATCGAACAATTCCTGAAAGGGATAGAATTGTCGGTTTTTGTGCTTACTGATGGTGAGCATTACAAGATCCTGCCCGAAGCGAAGGATTATAAACGTATCGGCGAAAACGACACGGGCCTGAACACGGGCGGAATGGGCGCGGTGTCGCCGGTAGTATTCGCCGACGCGAACTTTATCAGAAAAGTAGAGGAAAAGGTCGTAAAACCGACATTGCATGGCCTTCAGAGCGAAGGCATCAAATATGTAGGGTTCATATTTATCGGTTTGATGAATATAAAAGGCGAGCCTTATGTTA harbors:
- the purD gene encoding phosphoribosylamine--glycine ligase, whose amino-acid sequence is MNILILGSGGREHAFAWKIAQSPLCDTLYMAPGNAGTAGIATNLSISYNDFDSIANAVIENNIELVIVGPEEPLVNGVVDYFNGREDLVKVRIIGPDKAGARLEGSKDFSKQFMEKYGIPTASSRTFTAEELEIGLEYLENHSLPIVLKADGLAAGKGVIIAEKHSDAIQAFREMLLDGKFGKAGNKVVIEQFLKGIELSVFVLTDGEHYKILPEAKDYKRIGENDTGLNTGGMGAVSPVVFADANFIRKVEEKVVKPTLHGLQSEGIKYVGFIFIGLMNIKGEPYVIEYNVRMGDPETEVVIPRIQSDFAMLMASTAKGTLQDFDLQISPQVAVTTVVVSGGYPEDYEKGKVISGTDKVEDVHVFHAGTTFNGNAEVVTNGGRVMALTGLANSLENAVHKSQRAAQAVQYEGKYFRHDIGVDLIRYND